One window from the genome of Haladaptatus paucihalophilus DX253 encodes:
- a CDS encoding HVO_A0114 family putative DNA-binding protein, translated as MFDTLHSELELIERALGTLLLVSEHGPIGIRRLSRITEREHHEIRAALKLLEEEGYVESTPDGATKNPEAQTFLAGLDDDIDDMTARIDALPSRSTVPTRAER; from the coding sequence GTGTTCGATACTCTCCACAGCGAACTCGAACTGATAGAGCGGGCGCTCGGGACCCTCCTGCTCGTCTCCGAACACGGACCTATCGGGATTCGGCGCCTGTCGCGTATCACCGAACGAGAACACCACGAAATCCGCGCCGCCCTCAAACTCCTCGAAGAGGAGGGGTACGTCGAATCGACGCCCGACGGAGCGACGAAAAACCCCGAAGCCCAGACGTTTCTCGCCGGGCTAGACGACGATATCGACGACATGACGGCACGCATCGACGCGCTCCCCTCTCGATCGACGGTGCCTACTCGCGCGGAACGCTGA
- a CDS encoding rubrerythrin-like domain-containing protein → MTATYECENCGKRVSALQHPGECPDCDSEMRNVSVPRE, encoded by the coding sequence ATGACTGCAACGTACGAATGTGAGAACTGCGGCAAGCGGGTGAGCGCGCTTCAGCACCCCGGGGAGTGTCCGGACTGCGATTCGGAGATGCGGAACGTCAGCGTTCCGCGCGAGTAG
- a CDS encoding DUF368 domain-containing protein: MRGLLTVYLKGVCMGSADAVPGVSGGTIALITGIYERLISAVASFDPRIVLNILRAYDPDERANARRILSEMDIPFLLALGAGIATAVVAVTGLVTWGSEQHPVLLYGFFFGLIAASAIVLYDEVSVSTPGQVGAAIAGFAVAFLIAGATESATGATPLPLVFVTGMVAISAMILPGVSGALILMLLGQYNYLSESLHGVKDALVGLADGGSVAAVVTPGIVVVTFMVGALVGLLTISKVVAWALEHYRAATLTFLVSLMVGALRFPVEKTVAASTFAWTPTVIGGALVAILVGGGAVLLLDHTTDDLDY, from the coding sequence ATGCGTGGCCTGCTGACTGTCTACCTGAAAGGCGTCTGCATGGGGTCCGCCGATGCGGTCCCCGGCGTCTCCGGCGGGACGATAGCCCTCATTACGGGCATCTACGAACGACTCATCTCGGCCGTCGCGTCGTTCGACCCGCGAATCGTGCTGAACATCCTCCGAGCGTACGACCCCGACGAACGCGCGAACGCCCGCCGAATCCTTTCCGAGATGGACATCCCGTTTCTGCTCGCACTCGGTGCGGGAATCGCAACGGCGGTCGTGGCGGTGACGGGACTGGTCACGTGGGGAAGTGAACAGCATCCCGTCCTGCTGTACGGCTTCTTCTTCGGACTCATCGCCGCGTCGGCCATCGTCCTCTACGACGAGGTGTCGGTGAGCACGCCGGGGCAGGTCGGTGCCGCCATCGCTGGCTTCGCCGTCGCCTTCCTGATAGCCGGTGCGACCGAATCGGCGACCGGTGCGACGCCCCTCCCGCTCGTCTTCGTGACCGGGATGGTCGCCATCAGTGCGATGATCCTCCCGGGCGTGTCCGGGGCGCTCATCCTCATGCTCCTCGGTCAGTACAACTACCTCTCGGAAAGTCTGCACGGAGTCAAGGACGCGCTCGTCGGACTCGCTGACGGCGGGTCCGTCGCGGCCGTCGTCACGCCGGGAATCGTCGTCGTGACGTTCATGGTCGGTGCCCTCGTCGGGCTGTTGACTATTTCGAAGGTCGTCGCGTGGGCACTGGAGCACTACCGAGCGGCGACGTTGACCTTCCTCGTCAGCCTGATGGTCGGAGCGCTTCGCTTCCCCGTCGAGAAGACGGTCGCGGCGTCGACGTTCGCGTGGACGCCGACGGTCATCGGCGGGGCGCTCGTCGCCATCCTCGTCGGCGGCGGCGCGGTGCTGTTGCTCGACCACACCACCGACGATTTGGACTACTGA
- a CDS encoding oligosaccharyl transferase, archaeosortase A system-associated — translation MSQGTEQVEDSSTPTDSVLDQIEDWYHVPVLAVLLGFMLWVRLQSYDNFVRNGEVFFSGNDAWYHLRQVQYTVSHWPATMPFDPWTYYPFGTSVGQFGTLYDQIVATVALIVGLGDPSQKTVALTLLVAPAVFGTLVAVPTYLIGKRLSGRLGGLFGVLVLALIPGVFLNRGLVGFSDHNIVEPFFQAFAVLAMMVAVSVAERERPVFELLADRDFAAVRRPLGYGILAGIATALYLWVWPPGVLLIGIFGVFFLLKLTADYVRGVSPDHLAFVASVSMSVTGLLLLVPFGTATFSATKFSLLQPLMAFAIAVGSGFMAWLAREWDDRDLMTTGYPVAIFGILVVGALGVYVALPNLFNLIQNNLVRFVGFNAGAAQRTIGEAKPFLNGGQSLTAAVVPQYGLMFFTAIVGALVMVWRALSADEHEGEKFLVLVWSAFIVAAAFTQVRFNYYLAVPVAVLNAYLLGWVLGFVGIGDSASETIRNVEAYQVLAVVFVVMLVVPALVVPVQVSGTQTYTAQTVGNNTGPGSVTQWEGSLQWMQENTPQEGNLGGAGNSMNYYGTYTQDDGDFDYPDGSYGVMSWWDYGHWITVNGERIPNANPFQEGATTAANYLLAQNESQANAVLDSLGDKNEETRYVMVDWKMVETKGRQGNVKFFAPTVFNENVSQSTFMDYILVGGQGNYVVQHKQAYYETQMVRLYKYGGSSVEPKPIVLDWDVGTGTQNGQQITYKQNPQGPNETVVRTFDTMKEAREFVAKDGSSQIGGIGPYPSERIPALQHYRVVKESKSQSTSVYSHYQVLSQRLQLLQQGGASGQDFLRTSPAWVKTFERVPGATVQGTGPADTTITASVKMNSPDGGTFTYTQQAKTDDDGTFTMTLPYSTTGYEKWGTEKGYTNVSVRAVGPYEFSTPKTFGDDGITFKNATAQVTEGQVIGENTNPVTVSVDQQQTLPVGGANNSTGNSSSGPANAGNSTSGNTTAGNGTVGANDSTNSSSLPSPAAPSTRAGLVGTFAAAMVVARRD, via the coding sequence ATGAGCCAAGGCACCGAACAGGTCGAGGACTCCTCCACTCCTACCGATTCAGTCCTCGACCAGATAGAAGATTGGTACCACGTCCCCGTACTCGCGGTGTTGCTGGGATTCATGTTGTGGGTTCGGTTGCAGTCCTACGACAACTTCGTCAGGAACGGCGAAGTGTTCTTCTCAGGTAACGACGCGTGGTATCACCTTAGACAGGTACAGTATACAGTCAGTCACTGGCCCGCGACGATGCCGTTCGACCCGTGGACGTACTATCCGTTCGGAACGAGCGTCGGACAATTCGGCACGCTCTACGACCAGATCGTCGCCACAGTGGCACTGATCGTCGGATTGGGCGATCCATCGCAAAAAACGGTCGCACTAACGCTGCTGGTCGCACCGGCGGTGTTCGGCACGCTCGTCGCCGTCCCGACCTACCTCATCGGGAAGCGGTTGAGCGGCCGACTCGGCGGTCTCTTCGGCGTTCTCGTGTTGGCACTCATTCCGGGCGTCTTCCTCAACCGAGGACTGGTCGGCTTCTCGGACCACAACATCGTCGAGCCGTTCTTCCAAGCGTTCGCCGTCTTGGCGATGATGGTCGCCGTCTCGGTCGCGGAACGGGAGCGTCCGGTCTTCGAACTGCTCGCGGACCGCGACTTCGCGGCGGTGAGACGGCCCCTCGGCTACGGCATTCTCGCGGGAATCGCAACCGCTCTCTATCTGTGGGTGTGGCCACCGGGCGTGCTCCTCATCGGTATCTTCGGCGTGTTCTTCCTGCTGAAGCTGACCGCGGATTACGTGCGCGGTGTCAGTCCAGATCACCTCGCGTTCGTCGCGTCGGTCAGCATGAGCGTCACGGGGCTTCTCCTTCTCGTGCCGTTCGGAACCGCCACATTCAGCGCGACGAAGTTCTCGCTCCTGCAACCGCTCATGGCGTTCGCCATCGCCGTCGGTTCGGGATTCATGGCGTGGCTGGCACGCGAATGGGACGACCGGGACCTCATGACGACCGGCTACCCGGTCGCCATCTTCGGCATTCTCGTGGTCGGCGCGCTCGGCGTCTACGTCGCCCTGCCGAACCTCTTTAACCTGATTCAGAACAATCTCGTTCGGTTCGTCGGATTCAATGCGGGCGCGGCACAGCGAACCATCGGCGAAGCGAAACCGTTCTTGAACGGTGGCCAATCGCTCACGGCGGCCGTCGTTCCGCAGTACGGCCTGATGTTCTTCACGGCGATCGTCGGCGCGTTGGTGATGGTCTGGCGCGCGCTATCGGCGGACGAACACGAGGGGGAGAAGTTCCTCGTGCTCGTCTGGTCGGCGTTCATCGTGGCCGCGGCGTTCACGCAGGTACGCTTCAACTACTACCTCGCGGTTCCGGTCGCGGTGCTGAACGCCTACCTGCTCGGGTGGGTACTCGGGTTCGTCGGTATCGGCGACTCGGCCAGCGAGACGATTCGGAACGTCGAGGCGTATCAGGTACTCGCGGTGGTCTTCGTCGTTATGCTCGTCGTCCCGGCGCTCGTCGTCCCCGTCCAAGTCAGCGGTACGCAGACGTACACCGCACAGACGGTCGGGAACAACACCGGCCCCGGTTCGGTCACCCAGTGGGAGGGTTCCCTGCAGTGGATGCAGGAGAACACCCCACAGGAAGGTAATTTGGGCGGTGCCGGAAACTCGATGAACTACTACGGCACGTACACCCAAGACGACGGCGACTTCGACTATCCTGACGGGTCGTACGGCGTCATGTCGTGGTGGGACTACGGTCACTGGATTACGGTAAACGGGGAGCGCATCCCCAACGCGAACCCGTTCCAGGAGGGTGCAACCACGGCCGCAAACTACCTCCTCGCACAGAACGAGTCGCAGGCGAACGCCGTCCTCGACTCGCTCGGCGACAAGAACGAGGAGACGCGCTACGTGATGGTCGATTGGAAGATGGTCGAAACGAAGGGCCGACAGGGCAACGTCAAGTTCTTCGCGCCGACGGTGTTCAACGAGAACGTCTCGCAATCGACGTTCATGGACTACATCCTGGTCGGCGGTCAGGGCAACTACGTCGTCCAGCACAAACAGGCGTACTACGAGACGCAGATGGTCCGTCTGTACAAGTACGGCGGTAGTTCAGTCGAACCGAAACCCATCGTCCTCGACTGGGACGTCGGCACCGGGACGCAGAACGGCCAGCAGATAACGTACAAGCAGAATCCGCAGGGTCCGAACGAAACCGTCGTTCGGACGTTCGACACGATGAAAGAGGCGCGTGAGTTCGTCGCAAAGGACGGAAGCTCGCAAATCGGCGGCATCGGCCCGTATCCGAGCGAGCGGATTCCGGCGCTCCAACACTACCGCGTCGTCAAGGAGAGCAAGTCGCAGTCCACGAGCGTCTACTCGCACTATCAGGTGCTGAGTCAGCGACTACAGTTGCTCCAGCAGGGCGGTGCCTCGGGACAGGACTTCCTGCGCACCTCGCCCGCGTGGGTGAAGACGTTCGAACGCGTCCCCGGCGCGACGGTGCAGGGAACCGGCCCGGCAGATACGACCATCACCGCCTCGGTGAAGATGAACTCCCCCGACGGTGGCACGTTCACCTACACCCAGCAGGCCAAAACCGACGATGACGGGACGTTCACGATGACGCTTCCGTACTCCACGACCGGCTACGAGAAGTGGGGCACGGAGAAAGGCTACACGAACGTCAGCGTTCGTGCGGTCGGTCCCTACGAGTTCTCGACGCCGAAGACGTTCGGCGACGACGGCATCACGTTCAAAAACGCGACGGCACAGGTCACGGAAGGCCAAGTCATCGGCGAGAACACGAACCCGGTGACCGTCTCCGTGGACCAACAGCAGACGCTTCCGGTCGGCGGCGCGAACAACTCCACCGGCAACTCCTCGTCAGGTCCGGCGAACGCCGGTAACTCGACGAGCGGGAATACGACGGCCGGAAACGGCACCGTCGGAGCCAACGACTCGACGAACAGCAGTTCGCTGCCGAGTCCCGCCGCACCGTCAACCCGCGCCGGTCTGGTCGGCACGTTCGCGGCCGCGATGGTCGTGGCGCGCCGCGACTGA
- a CDS encoding alkaline phosphatase family protein translates to MSVIDWVVESKNRIARDGLVSGLTESSYKFYIGAAGRLDWIASGTPIYERDWDVLIILDACRADLMAQSISDYTFLESFETITSVGSTSEEWMEKNFTETYGREMSETVHVTSNLYSESKLDPNAFAELDEVWRYGWDEELRTIPARAVTDRAIHHGRNSDFDRLIVHYMQPHYPFIPNPDIGSGMRADESEPSVWKQLRDGAVTKGTVWDAYKANLHYVLDDLELLLTNLDAERVIVSADHGNSFGKFGIYGHPGGVPLQCLRTVPWVVTEASDSGEYEPEGKEEAIEQSMNERLSALGYAER, encoded by the coding sequence ATGAGCGTTATTGACTGGGTAGTAGAATCCAAGAACCGAATAGCTCGGGACGGACTCGTTTCCGGTCTTACTGAAAGTAGCTATAAATTCTATATCGGTGCCGCAGGTCGACTTGACTGGATCGCATCTGGAACGCCGATTTACGAGCGGGATTGGGACGTGTTGATAATTCTCGATGCTTGTCGTGCAGATCTGATGGCACAATCGATTTCGGACTATACTTTCCTCGAATCGTTCGAAACGATCACCTCAGTTGGTTCGACTTCGGAAGAGTGGATGGAAAAGAATTTCACCGAAACCTACGGCAGGGAAATGTCCGAGACGGTTCATGTGACCTCAAATCTCTACTCCGAATCGAAACTCGACCCAAACGCGTTCGCGGAACTCGACGAAGTATGGCGATATGGATGGGACGAAGAACTACGGACAATACCCGCGCGTGCCGTCACTGACCGAGCGATACATCACGGACGAAATAGCGACTTTGATCGGCTGATCGTCCATTATATGCAACCGCATTATCCATTCATTCCAAATCCGGATATCGGATCCGGTATGCGAGCCGACGAATCCGAACCAAGCGTGTGGAAGCAACTTCGTGACGGGGCTGTCACGAAGGGAACCGTCTGGGATGCTTATAAAGCGAATCTCCACTATGTTCTCGACGATCTCGAACTACTTCTGACGAATCTCGACGCCGAACGGGTCATCGTTTCTGCTGACCACGGAAACAGTTTCGGGAAGTTCGGGATCTATGGTCATCCTGGTGGTGTACCGCTTCAGTGTCTACGAACTGTTCCATGGGTCGTCACTGAAGCATCCGATTCCGGCGAGTACGAGCCAGAAGGAAAAGAGGAAGCAATCGAGCAATCGATGAATGAAAGGCTTTCCGCGTTAGGGTATGCCGAAAGGTGA
- a CDS encoding xenobiotic acyltransferase family protein has protein sequence MNHSKLYSWGHTVLEYTTYSKYIRALLDLAPVETSIQAGENVDIGRGCKIQGDISLGDEVRIGSNTTLDGKVTIEDGTNLVDRNEVIGTVQIGKYCAIARRVTFQGRNHLMHNPGIQMRFYREKLDDRLEEVTNGPIVIGSDVWIGTESIILSDVEIGSGAVIGAGSIVTDDVEPYSVVAGVPAQHKKWRFSEHIREQLLEEKWWEWSEQKIQRNREFFQTDLRTVDDLQSLVR, from the coding sequence ATGAATCATTCTAAGCTATATTCGTGGGGTCACACAGTGCTAGAATATACGACCTATTCCAAATATATCAGAGCATTACTGGATCTCGCGCCGGTAGAAACATCGATCCAAGCAGGAGAAAATGTTGACATCGGGAGAGGGTGTAAGATACAAGGAGACATCTCTCTAGGAGATGAAGTTCGGATCGGTTCAAACACAACGCTTGACGGGAAGGTAACGATAGAGGATGGGACGAATTTAGTCGACAGGAACGAGGTAATCGGCACCGTCCAAATTGGAAAATATTGCGCCATTGCACGGAGAGTCACATTCCAAGGACGCAACCACCTCATGCATAATCCGGGAATCCAAATGCGGTTTTATCGTGAGAAGCTTGATGATCGACTGGAGGAAGTGACAAACGGACCCATAGTCATCGGAAGCGATGTCTGGATTGGGACAGAATCGATCATCCTTTCGGATGTTGAAATCGGGAGTGGGGCCGTTATCGGAGCGGGCTCTATCGTGACAGACGATGTGGAACCGTATTCAGTCGTCGCCGGGGTTCCAGCACAACACAAGAAATGGAGATTTTCCGAACATATCAGAGAACAATTGCTAGAGGAGAAGTGGTGGGAGTGGAGCGAGCAGAAGATACAGCGCAACCGAGAGTTTTTTCAGACGGATTTACGGACGGTAGACGATCTCCAATCGTTAGTACGATAG
- a CDS encoding oligosaccharide flippase family protein produces MTDDASNVSLGGETVKGSIAKASMAAIGFIGTVIFAQKLGATLFGKYHLLLSLVLLTERPISGGWTSAATKRASEIKFSNREVIGAQLLVGIVWILALGGIAIIAGDWLRRYTGVEAAVPLFLLLLSAKVLYSCFVPIIQAQGHIGTAVGIDALRSYFTFPLQLILVIVGFGVAGMVSGLAGATLLVIPVALYYHQTLPTKPSVELLRSLWEYARYSIPTSMLWKTYDRFDVLLLGALMTPAAVGDYEVAAKLTFPAMFVAEISGSGLMVRVSNLRSKGESAVRDISNVISFSSILSIPLFFGALVVARPLVIKLYGSEYASASILLIGLSLYRILTTQTVPLYKAINGFDMPDSNFRISSITLVVNLILGVVLTIELGAVGVVIATVVSEAVRYLGLAFLVRSEMSRVVLLPRELLEQFLAGAIMFGVVSFSRPILGTDSWIRLGTLLMTGVVVYGVCLLVMSRKLRLTIGSVLRGSRIEQMVPKWMLNW; encoded by the coding sequence ATGACTGACGACGCATCCAATGTAAGCCTCGGCGGGGAAACAGTAAAGGGAAGCATCGCAAAAGCTTCGATGGCTGCTATCGGGTTCATTGGAACCGTAATATTTGCTCAAAAACTCGGGGCGACTCTCTTCGGGAAGTATCACCTGCTACTGTCACTCGTCTTGCTTACCGAACGACCGATCAGCGGAGGCTGGACAAGTGCTGCGACAAAGCGAGCGTCAGAAATCAAGTTTTCGAACCGAGAAGTCATCGGCGCACAACTCTTAGTCGGCATCGTCTGGATACTTGCGTTAGGCGGAATCGCTATCATCGCGGGAGATTGGTTACGACGATATACTGGTGTCGAAGCGGCCGTGCCATTGTTTCTCCTTCTACTCTCGGCAAAGGTGTTGTACTCATGTTTCGTACCGATTATACAGGCACAGGGCCATATCGGAACTGCGGTAGGAATAGACGCCCTTCGCTCGTATTTCACGTTCCCTCTTCAACTCATTTTAGTCATCGTTGGCTTTGGCGTCGCTGGAATGGTATCTGGGTTAGCAGGAGCAACACTACTTGTGATTCCGGTCGCACTATACTACCATCAGACACTCCCGACAAAACCATCGGTTGAACTACTCCGAAGCCTTTGGGAATATGCTCGATACAGTATCCCAACCAGTATGCTCTGGAAAACGTACGACCGATTCGATGTCCTGTTGTTGGGCGCGTTGATGACGCCTGCCGCAGTCGGTGATTACGAGGTTGCAGCTAAACTCACGTTCCCAGCGATGTTCGTTGCAGAAATTTCAGGCTCAGGACTAATGGTTCGGGTAAGTAACCTACGGAGTAAAGGAGAAAGCGCAGTCCGTGATATTTCGAACGTTATCTCGTTCTCCAGTATCCTATCGATCCCACTTTTTTTTGGTGCACTCGTAGTCGCCCGACCACTTGTAATCAAGTTATATGGCTCCGAGTACGCTAGCGCTTCGATACTACTCATTGGACTGTCACTATATCGCATTCTAACGACACAGACAGTTCCACTCTACAAAGCAATCAATGGTTTTGACATGCCCGATTCTAATTTCCGCATTTCTTCGATTACGCTGGTAGTGAATCTCATTTTGGGAGTGGTTCTGACGATAGAATTAGGCGCAGTCGGTGTTGTTATTGCCACCGTCGTCTCTGAAGCGGTTCGGTATCTCGGTCTTGCATTTCTAGTTCGATCAGAGATGTCGAGAGTCGTCTTGCTGCCACGGGAACTTCTCGAGCAATTTCTTGCTGGGGCAATTATGTTTGGCGTGGTTTCCTTTTCACGACCGATTCTCGGTACCGATTCTTGGATACGCCTCGGAACGCTTCTAATGACGGGTGTAGTTGTCTACGGTGTTTGTCTTTTGGTAATGAGTCGAAAACTTCGACTGACAATCGGAAGCGTCCTTCGAGGGTCACGTATCGAACAGATGGTACCAAAGTGGATGTTAAATTGGTGA
- a CDS encoding glycosyltransferase family 4 protein: MSISPGTLDPNPNGNPTNTLFVGTFFHDIHCAFAEAIGADVFSLFGPKYEEWDSVAESTQARLRHYVRKAREIPSGYDNYLLEGGTSLIPAALFTLRNRNANTILLNADETFINVIDGVEHYGKMDAYVHQLCSRSLDGLVNVGDFAGMYARRANLDVQSVTVYPGIKDELYRRLGTIPVSVGSKNIVVVGYGKNHARRTGGSSTGFDLLVEAMPDIRDVHPESELHIAGKGHPKAWEKHAGVVLHGWVADLAEFFSHGEVSAHPGRSESFSVAALEPMRAARPCIVSNMVGAKDVVEEVSETLVCEPTVAGVRETLIDYFDRSEEKRREMCEQARVTVEGFDESSVVTDFVNEYTKLCEQLSETAKAK, encoded by the coding sequence ATGAGTATTTCACCTGGAACGTTGGATCCAAATCCTAACGGGAATCCGACAAACACGCTGTTCGTTGGGACCTTTTTTCACGACATTCATTGTGCATTCGCGGAGGCAATCGGAGCCGATGTATTTTCGCTCTTTGGACCAAAGTACGAAGAATGGGATTCTGTGGCTGAGAGCACGCAAGCACGCCTACGACACTACGTCCGCAAAGCCCGAGAAATACCAAGTGGCTATGACAACTACCTGCTGGAAGGTGGAACGTCACTTATTCCGGCCGCTCTGTTCACTCTTCGAAATCGAAATGCGAACACAATCCTTCTTAACGCTGATGAGACCTTTATCAATGTAATCGATGGTGTCGAACACTACGGCAAGATGGACGCATATGTCCACCAACTTTGCTCTCGGTCACTCGATGGGTTAGTGAACGTCGGCGATTTCGCGGGTATGTATGCTCGACGCGCTAATCTTGATGTACAAAGTGTGACAGTCTATCCAGGCATCAAAGACGAGTTGTATCGACGGTTAGGAACCATCCCTGTCTCAGTCGGGTCGAAAAATATCGTCGTCGTTGGTTACGGCAAAAATCATGCACGCAGAACCGGCGGTTCCTCAACCGGATTCGATCTACTCGTTGAAGCGATGCCGGACATTCGAGACGTGCATCCCGAGTCGGAGTTACATATCGCGGGCAAGGGTCATCCGAAAGCTTGGGAAAAGCATGCAGGAGTCGTACTCCATGGTTGGGTGGCTGATCTGGCCGAATTTTTCTCCCACGGAGAGGTGTCTGCTCATCCTGGACGGTCGGAGTCTTTCTCTGTCGCAGCGCTTGAACCAATGCGTGCTGCCCGCCCGTGTATCGTGAGCAATATGGTTGGCGCTAAGGATGTCGTCGAAGAAGTTTCTGAAACCCTTGTCTGTGAACCAACTGTCGCAGGAGTACGTGAGACACTCATCGATTACTTCGACCGCTCCGAAGAAAAGCGGCGTGAGATGTGCGAGCAAGCACGGGTAACGGTTGAGGGTTTCGATGAAAGTAGCGTCGTCACGGACTTCGTTAACGAGTATACAAAACTCTGCGAACAACTTAGCGAGACGGCCAAGGCTAAGTGA
- a CDS encoding glycosyltransferase family 4 protein, whose amino-acid sequence MAVVTEFCPPYRTGFYEMLANKYEVKIFFCNSKESWRAYGDFDYSELSGYLFRDRYKITPTVFTHLYRFDPDVIVGAPVEGFGGQSSFLYARATNTPFVLWTGEWHLPLTTLRTVTFPLIRRIYMESDAIAVYGPHISDYLVDLGVEEDKISIAWNTVDTGQFSTFNQDRVADLRKEWGIPDDASVALFVGRLVKEKGVKYLLDAYKTARAVSEKPTYLLIVGDGDQRTELTEQVDDDHDVIFTGYINNESLPEYYALADVFVLPSVVTAEFREPWGLVINEAMSSGTAVITTGQVGASCIIDEGKNGFVVPERNEAALADRLAEIFENPTMASEMGVQAKKDSKLYDYERMLDGFDEAVQTAVVRSKNNG is encoded by the coding sequence GTGGCAGTCGTCACCGAGTTCTGTCCACCATATCGGACAGGATTCTATGAAATGTTAGCAAATAAATATGAAGTGAAGATATTTTTCTGCAATTCTAAAGAATCATGGAGAGCATACGGTGATTTCGACTATTCAGAACTGTCCGGGTATCTGTTCAGAGATCGGTATAAAATCACGCCGACGGTATTTACTCACCTCTACCGGTTTGATCCAGACGTGATTGTTGGTGCTCCTGTCGAGGGGTTCGGTGGACAGTCTTCATTCCTGTATGCTCGAGCGACTAATACGCCGTTTGTCCTGTGGACGGGAGAATGGCATCTTCCTTTGACAACACTCCGAACTGTGACGTTCCCACTCATTCGTCGAATCTACATGGAAAGCGATGCTATCGCGGTGTATGGTCCACATATTTCGGACTATCTCGTCGACCTCGGTGTGGAAGAGGACAAAATATCCATCGCTTGGAATACTGTTGACACGGGCCAGTTCTCTACTTTTAATCAAGACCGTGTAGCTGACTTACGCAAAGAGTGGGGTATCCCTGATGACGCCTCTGTCGCCTTGTTTGTTGGGAGATTAGTCAAAGAAAAAGGTGTGAAATACCTACTCGATGCTTATAAAACGGCACGAGCAGTGTCTGAAAAGCCGACCTATCTTCTTATCGTTGGTGATGGTGACCAACGAACAGAGTTGACAGAACAAGTGGACGATGATCACGATGTAATCTTTACTGGTTACATAAACAATGAGTCACTTCCAGAATACTATGCACTTGCGGATGTCTTCGTTCTTCCATCCGTTGTCACGGCCGAATTTCGAGAACCGTGGGGGTTGGTGATTAACGAAGCGATGAGCTCCGGAACAGCAGTTATTACGACCGGACAGGTAGGTGCATCGTGTATCATCGACGAGGGAAAGAACGGATTCGTCGTCCCAGAGCGGAACGAGGCAGCACTTGCAGATAGGTTAGCAGAAATATTCGAAAACCCAACAATGGCGTCGGAAATGGGAGTACAGGCGAAAAAAGACAGTAAATTGTATGATTACGAACGGATGCTCGACGGTTTCGATGAGGCTGTTCAAACAGCAGTCGTGCGTAGTAAAAACAACGGATAG